The sequence below is a genomic window from Clostridium putrefaciens.
GCAGCATTATAAACTAGATATCTTGCTGCTTCTACCTTAGTATCCATTTCAGCAATCATCCATTGTAGTCCTTGGAAAGCACTAATAGGTTTCCCAAATTGTTTTCTTTCCTTCATATACTTAACACTTTCCTCTAATGCACCTTCTGCTATACCTAAAGCTTGAGCTGCAACTCCTATTCTTCCTCCGTCAAGAGTCTTCATTGCAATTCCAAAACCTTTTCCTTCTTGTCCTACTAGGTTTTCCTTCGGAACTATGCAATTTTGCATTACAAGTTCTGTAGTAGACGATGCTCTTATACCCATTTTATTTTCAAGTTTTCCAATAGAGAACCCTTCGAAATCCTTTTCAACTATAAACGCTGATATTCCTCTAGTGCCCTTACTTCTATCAGTCATGGCAAATATCACAAATACATCTGCAACTCCACCATTAGTTATAAATATTTTTGTTCCATTTAAAACATAATGATCTCCATCTAAAACTGCTATGGTTTGTTGTCCCGCTGCATCTGTACCAGCACCAGGTTCAGTAAGACCAAAAGCCCCTAACTTCTCACCAGTTATTAAGGATGGAAGATACTTCTCTCTTTGCGTCTCATTACCATATTGAT
It includes:
- a CDS encoding acyl-CoA dehydrogenase: MNFALSEEQQLVRQMARQFAEEKVKPIAGEIDETEEFPMENTKLMGKYGLMGIPFPKKYGGAEGDTLAYILAVEELSKVCGTTGIILSAHVSLCESLIYQYGNETQREKYLPSLITGEKLGAFGLTEPGAGTDAAGQQTIAVLDGDHYVLNGTKIFITNGGVADVFVIFAMTDRSKGTRGISAFIVEKDFEGFSIGKLENKMGIRASSTTELVMQNCIVPKENLVGQEGKGFGIAMKTLDGGRIGVAAQALGIAEGALEESVKYMKERKQFGKPISAFQGLQWMIAEMDTKVEAARYLVYNAAFLKDQGLPFSVEAARAKLFASEVAMEVTTKAVQLFGGYGYTREYPVERMMRDAKITEIYEGTSEVQKMVIAGNALK